Proteins encoded by one window of Blautia argi:
- a CDS encoding DUF896 domain-containing protein has translation MNQEKINRINELARKSKGEGLTPEEKEEQKKLRTEYIANIRMNLRAQLDNISVQEDDGSITNLGEKYGLKKGN, from the coding sequence ATGAATCAGGAAAAAATTAACAGAATCAATGAGCTTGCGAGAAAATCCAAAGGAGAAGGACTTACACCCGAGGAAAAAGAAGAGCAGAAAAAGCTTCGTACAGAATACATTGCCAATATCCGTATGAATTTAAGGGCACAGCTTGACAACATCAGTGTACAGGAAGATGATGGAAGCATTACGAATTTAGGAGAAAAATATGGACTCAAAAAAGGAAATTAG
- the proB gene encoding glutamate 5-kinase, which yields MNIREKLKDKKRIVIKIGSSSLTHQENGRLDLIKMEILVRELADLHNQGKDVIVVSSGAIAVGRAVMGIQEKPTELAEKQACASIGQARLMMIYQKLFAEYNQTAAQVLMTKYTMINDITRENARNTFNSLLDMGAIPVVNENDTVSTDEIQYVNTFGDNDTLSALVAALTGADMLILLSDIDGLFTDDPNVNPDAQFIDVVEELDRHFLEMGKGSSGSKVGTGGMATKLAAAQIAAAAGTDMVIANGSDFHVIHKIMQGRKHGTLFLSRDREDAELRRMFENL from the coding sequence ATGAATATTCGGGAAAAACTAAAGGATAAAAAAAGAATTGTTATCAAAATCGGCTCTTCTTCCCTGACTCATCAGGAAAACGGAAGACTGGATTTGATAAAAATGGAGATTCTGGTAAGAGAGCTGGCAGATTTGCACAACCAGGGGAAGGACGTGATTGTGGTATCCTCTGGTGCCATTGCCGTGGGAAGAGCGGTTATGGGCATACAGGAAAAGCCCACAGAGCTGGCGGAAAAACAGGCATGCGCGTCTATCGGACAGGCGCGTCTTATGATGATTTATCAGAAACTGTTTGCAGAATATAACCAGACAGCAGCCCAGGTTTTAATGACAAAATACACGATGATTAATGACATCACAAGGGAAAATGCCAGAAACACCTTTAACAGTCTTCTGGATATGGGAGCCATTCCTGTGGTAAATGAAAACGATACCGTTTCCACAGATGAAATCCAGTATGTAAATACATTTGGAGATAACGATACCCTGTCCGCTCTGGTAGCAGCGCTTACAGGAGCAGATATGCTGATTCTTCTTTCAGATATAGACGGACTGTTTACAGATGACCCTAATGTGAATCCAGATGCACAGTTCATTGATGTAGTGGAAGAGCTGGACAGACACTTTCTGGAAATGGGAAAGGGGTCTTCCGGCAGCAAGGTGGGAACCGGGGGAATGGCTACCAAGTTGGCAGCAGCTCAGATTGCAGCAGCAGCAGGCACGGACATGGTCATTGCCAACGGCAGTGATTTCCATGTGATTCATAAAATTATGCAGGGAAGAAAGCATGGAACGTTGTTCCTGTCGCGCGACAGAGAGGACGCAGAGCTTCGTAGAATGTTTGAAAATCTGTAG
- the ybeY gene encoding rRNA maturation RNase YbeY, translated as MTLNIEMEYETPLDFDYEELAKKVTEAALDYENCPYEAEINLVLTGNEEIQRTNREFREIDRITDVLSFPMLDFETPADFSHAEEDASCFHPDTGELLLGDIMICVPRMQEQAESYGHGQVREFAFLIAHSMLHLMGYDHMTPEEAAVMEKKQAEILEGLRITR; from the coding sequence ATGACTTTAAATATTGAAATGGAATACGAAACCCCTCTGGATTTTGATTATGAGGAGCTGGCAAAAAAGGTAACAGAGGCGGCTCTGGATTACGAGAACTGCCCTTATGAGGCGGAAATCAATCTGGTTTTGACCGGAAATGAGGAAATTCAGAGAACAAACAGGGAATTTCGGGAGATCGACCGTATTACCGACGTGTTGTCTTTCCCCATGTTAGATTTTGAAACTCCGGCAGATTTTTCCCATGCAGAGGAAGACGCCTCCTGTTTCCATCCGGATACCGGGGAGCTTTTGCTGGGAGATATTATGATTTGTGTTCCCAGAATGCAGGAGCAGGCAGAAAGCTATGGACACGGACAGGTGCGGGAGTTTGCCTTTCTCATTGCTCACAGTATGCTGCATCTTATGGGATATGACCATATGACTCCAGAGGAAGCAGCAGTCATGGAAAAGAAACAGGCAGAAATACTGGAAGGTCTGAGAATTACCAGATAA
- a CDS encoding PhoH family protein has product MSNICEEKMELPAEHERNVFGQFDEHVKKLERALGVTVISRDGQIKILGPRPSCDQAVKILKEFLELSQRGNTITQQNVNYALSLAMEERTSAITEIDKDCICHTLSGRPIKPKTLGQKTYVDEIRKKMIVFGMGPAGTGKTYLAMAMAITAFKNDEVGRIILTRPAIEAGEKLGFLPGDLQSKIDPYLRPLYDALYEIMGADSFAKNMEKGLIEVAPLAYMRGRTLDNAFIILDEAQNTTPAQMKMFLTRIGFGSKVIVTGDLSQKDLPSGTRSGLDVALRVLRKVEDIAFCELTNKDVVRHPLVQKIVQAYDEYEKKEKPEKKEVRKEKFGRNDRRR; this is encoded by the coding sequence ATGAGTAATATTTGTGAAGAAAAAATGGAATTACCTGCAGAGCATGAGAGAAATGTGTTCGGTCAGTTTGATGAACATGTAAAAAAGCTGGAGAGAGCTTTAGGAGTTACTGTAATTTCCAGAGATGGACAGATTAAGATTTTAGGCCCCAGACCCTCCTGTGACCAGGCAGTAAAAATACTGAAGGAATTTCTGGAATTATCCCAGAGAGGAAACACTATTACCCAGCAAAATGTCAATTATGCACTTTCTCTTGCCATGGAGGAGAGAACCTCTGCTATTACAGAGATTGACAAAGACTGCATCTGCCATACTTTAAGCGGCAGACCGATTAAGCCAAAAACTCTGGGACAGAAGACATATGTAGACGAGATACGAAAGAAAATGATTGTATTTGGCATGGGACCTGCGGGGACAGGAAAGACCTATCTTGCTATGGCAATGGCGATTACAGCCTTTAAAAATGATGAGGTGGGAAGGATTATCCTTACCCGCCCGGCTATTGAGGCAGGGGAAAAATTAGGCTTTCTGCCAGGAGATTTACAGAGTAAGATAGATCCGTATCTGCGTCCTCTTTATGATGCCCTGTACGAAATCATGGGAGCAGACAGTTTTGCCAAAAACATGGAAAAGGGGCTGATAGAAGTAGCGCCTCTGGCCTATATGAGAGGAAGAACCCTGGATAATGCCTTTATTATTCTGGACGAGGCCCAGAATACCACTCCGGCGCAGATGAAAATGTTCCTTACCAGAATTGGTTTTGGTTCAAAGGTAATCGTGACAGGCGACCTCTCCCAAAAAGACCTGCCATCAGGAACCCGTTCCGGTTTGGACGTTGCTCTGCGTGTGCTTCGCAAGGTAGAGGACATTGCTTTTTGTGAACTGACAAACAAAGACGTGGTGCGTCACCCTCTGGTGCAGAAAATTGTACAGGCTTATGATGAATACGAGAAAAAGGAGAAGCCGGAGAAAAAAGAGGTCCGAAAAGAAAAGTTCGGCAGAAATGACAGGAGAAGATAA
- the yqfD gene encoding sporulation protein YqfD — translation MQDWKAYRKGYVRICICADSPERFLNLCAYHKIRVWNLMQKGNKLEMNLSVKDFYGLKKICQKTHTRIKITGKYGLPFFFYRNKKRKAFFIGIFIGFFLLAVLSRHIWNIHVEGNIHNSTQSILRYLEQLDIEHGVLKKELDCGAIAEKLRGEFPNITWVSARISGSRLILEIRENDNIYQGKDKKEGRACDLVALRSGRIVSMITRRGTPVKKAGDICTKGEVLVRGTLDIQNDSKELVRQEYTQADADVFIEYELEYYQEFPMKYRKPVYTGEKKKGYVLQIGDYCLDTKRKASWKEFDTITSLKQVRLTENFQLPVFYGTSTDYAYQTEIFTYTPEEARERAKKRLNLVLESFRQKGVQISANHVKIGIQNGICRAKGSISVIEEAGEEVPIQIPEQPTERNTDLNE, via the coding sequence TTGCAGGACTGGAAAGCTTACCGCAAAGGGTATGTACGCATTTGCATCTGTGCGGACAGCCCGGAGCGGTTTTTGAATTTATGCGCTTATCACAAAATCAGGGTCTGGAATCTGATGCAGAAAGGAAATAAACTGGAAATGAACTTGTCCGTAAAGGATTTTTACGGGTTGAAGAAAATATGCCAAAAGACACACACCAGAATCAAAATTACAGGAAAATATGGACTGCCCTTCTTTTTTTACCGCAACAAAAAAAGAAAGGCATTTTTTATCGGGATTTTTATAGGCTTTTTTCTGCTGGCAGTTCTTTCCCGGCATATCTGGAACATTCATGTAGAGGGAAATATACATAACAGCACCCAGAGTATTCTCCGTTATCTGGAACAACTTGATATTGAACACGGGGTTTTGAAAAAAGAACTGGACTGCGGAGCGATTGCAGAAAAGCTGAGAGGGGAGTTTCCCAATATTACCTGGGTGTCTGCACGGATTTCTGGCAGCAGACTGATTCTGGAAATCCGTGAGAATGACAATATTTATCAGGGAAAAGACAAAAAGGAGGGGAGGGCCTGCGACCTTGTAGCCTTGCGGAGCGGACGTATTGTTTCTATGATAACCCGTAGGGGAACTCCGGTAAAAAAGGCAGGGGATATCTGCACAAAAGGAGAAGTGCTGGTTCGCGGAACGCTGGATATCCAAAATGACAGTAAGGAGCTGGTGCGCCAGGAATATACACAGGCAGACGCTGATGTTTTTATTGAATACGAGTTAGAGTATTATCAGGAATTTCCCATGAAATACAGAAAACCGGTTTATACAGGAGAAAAAAAGAAGGGATATGTATTGCAGATAGGGGATTACTGTTTGGATACAAAAAGGAAAGCCTCCTGGAAGGAATTTGATACCATTACGAGCCTCAAGCAGGTACGTCTTACGGAAAATTTCCAGCTGCCTGTTTTTTATGGTACCAGTACGGATTATGCCTATCAGACAGAAATTTTCACCTATACGCCAGAGGAGGCAAGAGAGAGGGCAAAGAAGCGTCTGAACCTGGTTTTGGAAAGTTTCCGGCAAAAGGGGGTTCAAATATCTGCAAATCATGTTAAAATAGGAATACAGAACGGAATTTGCAGGGCAAAAGGCAGTATATCCGTCATTGAAGAGGCAGGAGAGGAAGTCCCGATACAGATTCCGGAGCAGCCGACAGAAAGGAATACAGACTTAAATGAGTAA
- a CDS encoding YabP/YqfC family sporulation protein, giving the protein MKGKLHELAGKLGDSLQIPKDLSYQDPVLTLTGARELYIENYKCIRQYQDTCIILLSGHHKIQIEGKNLVIAYYTDVEMKITGEISGILFL; this is encoded by the coding sequence ATGAAAGGAAAACTGCATGAACTTGCAGGAAAGCTGGGAGATTCGCTGCAGATTCCAAAGGACTTGTCTTATCAGGATCCTGTGTTGACGCTTACCGGCGCCAGGGAACTGTATATTGAGAATTATAAGTGTATCCGCCAGTATCAGGATACCTGTATTATCCTGCTGTCCGGACATCATAAAATTCAGATAGAGGGAAAAAATCTGGTGATTGCCTATTATACAGATGTAGAGATGAAAATAACTGGAGAAATCAGCGGAATTTTATTTTTATGA
- a CDS encoding DUF2284 domain-containing protein — MITHEEIEEFICQYPVYQYAFFDPKEIAFSFRVRWICEKECERYNSTWACPPAVGTVEECRKRCLSYRECFLFSTIAEVSDVINFEETLATRKEHEAITAAIEGFIRQQGSACMALSTESCDICEECTFPKGLPCRFPEKMHPCVESHGIIVSELAEKYDMEFTLSANQILWFGILFIK, encoded by the coding sequence ATGATTACACATGAGGAAATTGAAGAATTTATCTGCCAGTATCCGGTATACCAATACGCCTTTTTTGACCCGAAGGAAATTGCCTTTTCTTTCCGGGTGAGGTGGATTTGCGAAAAGGAATGTGAACGTTATAATTCCACCTGGGCCTGTCCACCTGCAGTGGGAACCGTGGAGGAGTGTCGGAAGCGCTGTCTGAGCTACAGAGAATGTTTTCTCTTTTCCACCATTGCCGAAGTTTCAGATGTGATTAATTTTGAAGAAACATTGGCTACCAGAAAAGAGCATGAGGCTATTACGGCTGCCATAGAAGGATTTATCCGACAGCAGGGCAGTGCCTGCATGGCATTGTCCACAGAATCCTGTGATATCTGCGAAGAATGTACCTTCCCTAAGGGACTCCCCTGCCGGTTTCCTGAGAAAATGCACCCGTGTGTAGAGAGTCATGGGATTATTGTGTCAGAATTGGCAGAAAAGTATGATATGGAATTTACCTTAAGTGCAAATCAGATTCTGTGGTTTGGTATTCTTTTTATAAAATAG
- a CDS encoding DUF2726 domain-containing protein, whose amino-acid sequence MNPLSYILGSVLLLLLILFFVLLHKRNYYPYAAKHLLTKREYRFYLLLKEVADEYHYIICPKVGVKDLLAVTDKKQYMKYFHKIAQKHVDFVICDKDLYVLFAIELDDTTHETKDAKRRDHLKNKAFAAAGIPLKRITDIDKRQIRRLFR is encoded by the coding sequence ATGAATCCACTTTCTTATATACTGGGCAGCGTTCTGTTGCTGCTACTGATCCTGTTTTTTGTCCTGCTGCACAAGAGAAATTATTACCCCTATGCAGCAAAACACCTGCTTACCAAAAGAGAATATCGTTTCTACCTCCTCTTAAAGGAAGTTGCAGATGAATACCATTATATCATATGTCCCAAGGTTGGTGTCAAAGATTTGCTGGCTGTCACGGACAAAAAGCAATATATGAAATATTTTCACAAAATCGCCCAGAAGCATGTAGATTTTGTCATTTGTGATAAGGACTTGTATGTACTTTTCGCCATTGAACTGGACGACACCACCCACGAAACAAAAGACGCCAAAAGAAGGGATCACTTAAAAAACAAAGCCTTTGCTGCTGCGGGAATTCCTCTAAAACGAATCACAGACATTGACAAACGGCAGATACGTCGACTGTTTCGCTAA
- a CDS encoding SbcC/MukB-like Walker B domain-containing protein: MKKGEEKAGETMGSLQLLNKKWLEENLPKLEEGLLERRRLRTFLEEQLLLKEKSREKLEEALLDLQTKKTRAEAEQVHQTTREQEMQEEIRLLKKEEEQEIQKLSELKKKSQVQDFEIAYENLQEKNRIREEKQQQIKLLEAAITARVQNKEKGEGLIQGIKEEKARLEITLAKQTERIEELEKQVQAKAGSCKEPEKRCRELREKTEKIRKDYAEVQKRAESLTRELEAVSRDFAAGEALLEALEAEFCRKQKILQEKMQEYGIAEESWIVLYQREEDQLLQLRKQIETYRETCMKLQVRLEEIQKQRRVLPTLEIPLKVLKEKVRSLEEENAGGNRELGSLKQQICHLTKALKEKEKLETEQKEILHKLDILAELEGLFRGKRFVEYVSRYYLEYVSREANVQLKEMTGGSYGLETDGNGLFIIRDYKNGGVSRPASTLSGGETFMASLALALALSSQIQMKGAAPLEFFFLDEGFGTLDESCLEVVMEALEKIRNRKRSVGIITHVEEIKARIPMHLIVEPARLGEGGSKVRIEEA, encoded by the coding sequence GTGAAAAAGGGAGAAGAAAAAGCCGGGGAGACTATGGGGAGCCTGCAGCTTTTAAATAAAAAATGGTTAGAAGAAAATCTGCCGAAGCTGGAAGAGGGACTGCTGGAAAGAAGAAGATTGAGGACTTTCCTGGAAGAGCAGCTTCTTTTAAAGGAAAAGAGCCGTGAAAAACTGGAAGAGGCACTGTTGGATTTACAGACAAAAAAAACAAGGGCAGAAGCGGAACAGGTACATCAAACAACCAGGGAACAGGAAATGCAGGAAGAAATTCGTCTTTTGAAAAAAGAGGAAGAGCAGGAAATTCAAAAGCTTTCAGAATTAAAGAAAAAAAGCCAGGTGCAGGATTTTGAAATTGCCTATGAAAATTTACAGGAGAAAAATCGTATCCGGGAGGAAAAACAGCAGCAAATAAAGCTTTTGGAGGCTGCCATTACTGCCCGGGTACAAAATAAGGAAAAGGGGGAGGGACTGATTCAGGGGATAAAGGAGGAAAAAGCCCGTCTGGAGATCACGCTGGCAAAGCAGACAGAGAGAATCGAAGAGCTGGAAAAACAGGTACAGGCAAAGGCCGGTTCCTGCAAAGAACCTGAAAAGCGGTGCAGAGAACTCCGGGAAAAGACGGAGAAAATTCGGAAAGACTATGCAGAGGTTCAGAAGCGGGCAGAAAGCCTGACAAGAGAGCTGGAAGCCGTCAGCCGTGACTTTGCAGCCGGAGAAGCACTTTTAGAAGCTCTGGAGGCGGAGTTTTGTAGAAAACAGAAGATTTTACAGGAAAAAATGCAGGAATACGGCATCGCAGAGGAAAGCTGGATTGTGCTGTATCAAAGAGAGGAAGACCAACTGCTGCAGCTGAGAAAGCAGATAGAAACGTATAGAGAAACCTGTATGAAGCTGCAAGTGCGCTTAGAAGAAATCCAGAAGCAGAGGAGAGTTCTTCCCACTTTGGAGATACCCCTTAAAGTTCTAAAAGAAAAGGTCAGGAGTCTGGAAGAGGAAAATGCCGGGGGAAACCGGGAACTGGGAAGTCTGAAACAGCAGATTTGCCATTTGACTAAAGCATTGAAAGAAAAGGAAAAGCTGGAAACAGAACAGAAAGAAATTCTGCATAAGCTGGATATTCTGGCAGAACTGGAAGGGCTGTTTCGAGGAAAACGTTTTGTGGAATATGTATCCCGGTATTATCTGGAATATGTTTCCAGAGAGGCAAATGTGCAGCTAAAAGAAATGACAGGGGGCAGCTATGGTTTGGAAACAGACGGAAACGGTCTGTTTATTATACGGGATTACAAAAATGGTGGAGTTTCCAGACCGGCTTCTACCTTGTCGGGAGGAGAAACGTTTATGGCTTCCCTTGCCCTTGCTCTTGCTCTCTCATCCCAGATTCAGATGAAAGGAGCAGCTCCTCTGGAATTCTTCTTTTTAGACGAGGGCTTTGGTACACTGGACGAATCGTGTCTGGAAGTGGTGATGGAAGCGTTGGAAAAAATCAGAAATAGAAAAAGAAGTGTGGGAATCATTACCCATGTGGAGGAGATTAAGGCAAGGATTCCCATGCATCTGATTGTAGAGCCTGCAAGGCTGGGAGAAGGCGGCAGTAAGGTACGGATAGAAGAAGCCTGA
- a CDS encoding AAA family ATPase: MKPIRMKIRGINSFLEEQEIDFQALSSQGLFGIFGPTGSGKSSILDGMTLALYGTTARNSTNFINVNAERGTVEYTFSVKEKKERIYQVFRSFKRSKEGAIRSHSARFAELTEGNAEILADKVSVVNEKCREVLGLSKEDFFRTVVLPQGKFSEFLKLEGMERNKMLERLFHLEKYGEQMAVLVKERASLWNGKWQEKEGAMSRYQEIEQEDLQRLLKREAEQKALASEKEEELKETRKRLEQGEKAAALEAEYEALCLEAGRQKEREAEIQNLQNEEQMAEKANALKAFSKEAKEAEADWTSACKKQELQRNMLEEKQKEEKEIKAVRQSLQTQVQEELPALQIEMERLAEAASLLTQLRREETGKKETRERLLQTAARLEESNLKMEKLLQDIEARKAQKEQIAVEAEANTVSAGKQQEIGEGYRLCGKVKEKTARRETLQTRLEELVQKRQESQKQYAVIKEQTEQKEKERQVLEKETKDLQKQQRALPDAEKETEYVLTVKAEQEKARHLQQEIEEQEKQCRIYKKEQAERKEELEICQKEKQIWEKRYLEHLASILALELREGQPCPVCGSIHHEKSGAHFEQEESSRITTEKEKRQKRSFRKYMRRFPAWKRW, encoded by the coding sequence ATGAAACCAATCCGAATGAAAATCAGGGGGATTAACAGCTTTTTAGAAGAGCAGGAAATCGATTTTCAGGCGCTGTCCAGTCAGGGACTGTTTGGAATTTTCGGTCCTACGGGAAGTGGAAAGAGCAGTATTTTAGACGGTATGACTCTGGCTCTTTATGGAACCACTGCCAGAAACAGCACGAATTTTATCAATGTAAATGCAGAGAGAGGAACTGTGGAATACACGTTTTCTGTGAAAGAAAAGAAAGAACGGATTTATCAGGTGTTTCGAAGTTTTAAACGCTCAAAGGAAGGAGCTATTCGCAGCCACAGCGCGCGGTTTGCGGAGCTGACGGAAGGAAATGCAGAGATTCTGGCAGATAAGGTGAGCGTTGTAAATGAGAAATGCAGAGAAGTGCTGGGACTGTCAAAAGAAGATTTTTTCCGTACCGTTGTGCTTCCTCAGGGGAAGTTTTCGGAATTTTTGAAGCTGGAGGGAATGGAGCGAAATAAAATGCTGGAGAGACTGTTTCATCTGGAAAAATACGGAGAGCAGATGGCAGTTTTGGTAAAAGAGAGAGCGTCCCTGTGGAATGGGAAATGGCAGGAAAAAGAGGGAGCGATGTCCCGGTATCAGGAAATAGAGCAGGAAGATTTGCAAAGATTGCTAAAAAGGGAGGCAGAACAGAAGGCACTGGCGTCAGAAAAAGAAGAGGAATTAAAAGAAACCCGTAAAAGGCTGGAGCAGGGAGAAAAAGCTGCCGCCCTGGAAGCCGAGTATGAAGCATTGTGTTTGGAGGCAGGCAGACAAAAGGAGAGGGAAGCTGAAATACAGAACCTGCAAAACGAGGAGCAGATGGCAGAAAAGGCCAATGCTTTAAAAGCTTTTAGCAAAGAGGCGAAAGAAGCAGAAGCTGACTGGACATCAGCATGTAAAAAGCAGGAATTGCAAAGAAATATGCTGGAGGAGAAACAGAAAGAGGAAAAGGAAATAAAGGCAGTCAGACAGAGCCTTCAGACGCAGGTGCAGGAAGAATTACCTGCTTTGCAGATAGAGATGGAAAGACTTGCAGAAGCGGCTTCTCTTTTAACACAGCTTCGCAGAGAAGAAACCGGGAAGAAAGAAACCAGAGAAAGACTTTTGCAGACTGCCGCGAGATTAGAAGAATCGAATCTGAAAATGGAAAAGCTTTTGCAGGACATAGAAGCTCGCAAAGCGCAGAAAGAACAGATTGCTGTGGAAGCAGAGGCAAATACAGTTTCTGCCGGGAAGCAGCAGGAAATCGGAGAGGGATACCGTCTTTGCGGAAAAGTAAAAGAAAAGACTGCACGCAGAGAAACTTTGCAGACCCGCCTTGAGGAACTTGTGCAGAAAAGGCAAGAATCACAGAAGCAATATGCGGTGATAAAGGAACAGACAGAGCAGAAGGAAAAAGAAAGACAGGTACTGGAAAAAGAAACAAAGGATTTGCAAAAACAGCAGAGAGCGCTTCCTGATGCAGAGAAAGAAACAGAATATGTTTTAACAGTAAAAGCAGAACAGGAAAAGGCAAGACACCTGCAGCAGGAAATAGAAGAGCAGGAAAAACAGTGCAGGATTTATAAAAAAGAGCAGGCAGAAAGAAAGGAAGAACTGGAAATCTGCCAAAAAGAAAAACAGATATGGGAGAAACGGTATCTGGAACATCTGGCATCAATTCTGGCACTTGAACTTAGGGAAGGACAGCCCTGCCCGGTGTGTGGCAGCATTCATCACGAAAAAAGCGGCGCTCATTTTGAGCAGGAAGAAAGTTCCCGGATTACAACGGAAAAAGAGAAGAGACAGAAAAGAAGCTTCAGAAAGTATATGCGGAGATTTCCCGCCTGGAAGCGCTGGTGA
- a CDS encoding metallophosphoesterase family protein gives MKILHTADWHIGKLLEGKSRLKEQEVVLGQLVRMAEENQADMVCIAGDIFDNSHPSAGAEALLYQTLKDLSANGERLVVLIAGNHDQPSRLEAIAPLVKEHGIVIYGTPRTRIPSGKYGKFELTSLEEGVFSFYHKEEKGVFVCVPYLSEKSLNEVFYQSGEEEEKEAKNYAQKLEDLFTRKARWYQKDTVNLLMSHVFTLGSVKDGSEQGMMLGNSYLLPPEVFPKSAQYVALGHVHRPQKVVGSKGRIRYSGSLLPYRLQETVVAKQCCLIELHPGMEAQVQELYLDNPKPIEKWVCRSYEEALEKCMENRERACYVYLQIYTDTYIREEQLKELKKYKEDILEVLPVFPAQQTEVGMTAFAQKSFEELFLGYYMEKKGVAPEQEILDMLRDIMEKEAEYETNPNENQGD, from the coding sequence ATGAAAATATTACATACCGCAGATTGGCATATTGGAAAGCTTTTAGAAGGAAAAAGTCGATTAAAGGAGCAGGAAGTCGTATTGGGGCAGTTGGTTCGTATGGCAGAGGAAAACCAGGCAGACATGGTCTGTATTGCAGGGGATATTTTCGATAACAGTCACCCTTCTGCCGGAGCGGAAGCCCTTTTATATCAGACTTTAAAGGATTTAAGTGCAAATGGGGAACGGCTTGTGGTGCTGATAGCAGGGAATCATGACCAGCCCTCCAGACTGGAAGCCATTGCGCCTCTTGTAAAAGAACATGGAATTGTCATTTACGGCACACCCAGAACCAGGATTCCCTCCGGAAAATACGGAAAGTTTGAGCTTACTTCTTTGGAAGAGGGCGTTTTTTCTTTTTATCATAAAGAGGAGAAAGGAGTTTTTGTCTGTGTCCCTTATTTAAGTGAGAAATCCCTGAATGAGGTTTTTTATCAATCCGGGGAGGAAGAAGAAAAAGAGGCAAAAAATTATGCCCAAAAACTGGAGGACCTTTTTACCCGGAAAGCACGCTGGTATCAGAAGGACACAGTAAATCTGCTGATGAGCCATGTGTTTACTCTGGGAAGCGTAAAAGATGGCTCTGAACAGGGAATGATGCTTGGAAACAGTTATCTGCTGCCTCCGGAAGTCTTTCCAAAAAGCGCACAGTATGTTGCTCTTGGACACGTCCACAGACCGCAAAAGGTCGTGGGGAGCAAGGGAAGAATTCGCTACAGTGGTTCCCTTCTTCCCTACCGTCTGCAGGAAACAGTGGTCGCAAAACAGTGCTGTCTGATAGAGTTGCACCCAGGCATGGAAGCTCAGGTGCAAGAATTGTATCTGGATAATCCAAAGCCTATTGAAAAATGGGTTTGCAGAAGTTATGAGGAAGCTCTGGAGAAATGTATGGAAAACCGGGAGCGTGCCTGCTATGTGTATTTGCAGATTTATACAGATACCTATATACGGGAGGAACAGCTAAAGGAACTGAAAAAATACAAAGAAGATATTTTGGAAGTGCTTCCTGTGTTTCCTGCACAACAGACAGAGGTGGGTATGACTGCCTTTGCACAAAAGAGCTTTGAAGAACTGTTTCTCGGTTATTACATGGAAAAAAAGGGCGTAGCTCCGGAGCAGGAGATTTTGGATATGCTGCGAGATATTATGGAAAAGGAGGCAGAGTATGAAACCAATCCGAATGAAAATCAGGGGGATTAA
- a CDS encoding prolipoprotein diacylglyceryl transferase, whose translation MKNDLFSIGPFTIHGYGLMIALGIVVCVIMGTYRAKKHGYKEDAVLDIAIFSVLAGFLGAKLLFVLVEFDRFLENPMQVLGSEGFVVYGGIIAGVLAAVLYCRIKKLSFLEYFDLLAPSVSIAQGFGRIGCFLAGCCYGRETHAFWGVTFPEGSFAPAGVPLIPTQLLSSAGDFAITGILLLYSKHSKQKGNTGALYLLLYGIGRFLVEFLRSDDRGTVGILSTSQFISIGIVLLAILMFWRNSVRKKKEE comes from the coding sequence ATGAAAAATGATTTATTCTCCATAGGTCCTTTCACCATACATGGATACGGACTTATGATTGCCTTGGGCATTGTGGTGTGTGTCATCATGGGAACCTACCGTGCGAAAAAACATGGATACAAGGAAGACGCAGTTCTGGACATTGCTATTTTCAGCGTCCTCGCCGGTTTTCTTGGCGCAAAACTTTTGTTTGTACTGGTAGAATTCGACCGTTTTCTGGAAAATCCCATGCAGGTGTTGGGTTCTGAGGGCTTTGTGGTATACGGAGGAATCATTGCCGGTGTCCTTGCCGCTGTTCTGTACTGCCGCATCAAAAAGCTTTCCTTTTTGGAATACTTTGACTTACTGGCTCCCTCTGTTTCCATTGCGCAGGGGTTTGGACGAATCGGGTGTTTTCTGGCAGGTTGTTGTTACGGACGGGAAACCCATGCATTCTGGGGCGTCACCTTTCCGGAAGGGAGTTTTGCCCCGGCAGGAGTTCCTCTGATTCCCACACAGCTCTTATCCTCTGCAGGGGATTTTGCCATTACAGGAATCCTGCTGCTCTATAGCAAACACAGCAAACAAAAGGGCAATACCGGCGCCTTGTATTTGCTGCTTTATGGAATCGGGCGTTTTCTGGTAGAATTCCTCCGTTCTGATGACAGAGGAACCGTAGGTATCCTCTCTACTTCTCAGTTTATCTCCATAGGCATTGTGCTTCTTGCCATATTGATGTTTTGGAGAAACTCTGTGAGAAAAAAGAAAGAAGAGTAA